From the Pediococcus acidilactici genome, the window TTACGCCGCGTAGCCACTGAATCATACTCACCCTCTTCGATCATCTTGATCATTTGAGGTAACAACTCCGGTGGATCTTGTAAATCAATATCCATCACTGCTACTAGTTCTCCGCTCGCTTTTTGCAAACCAGCGTACAACGCCGCTTCCTTACCAAAGTTCCGTGAGAAACTAATGTAGTGAATTTCATCATGTAATTTCTGAAGTTTCTTGATTTCAACTAGGGTTTTGTCTTTCGACCCGTCATCGACAAAAATCAATTCGGGCTCGACGTCCATTTGATTTTCTACTTTCGCAAAGGCGTCGTAAAACAGCTCGACGGTTTCTTCTTCATTATAAGCTGGTACAATCACTGATAACTTTTTCAAATTAGTTCACCTGTCTAAATTTATGTCTAAACTTTTCTTTTCTTAAGTTTCATGTTTTACTTAAAAGGTTAACTCTAAAGAACTTGGAGATGAAACCTTGATTAAGCAACTTTTTGAAAAATATAAATCCCTTATATCATACCTCTTCTGGGGCGTGGTCACCACGTTGGTTAATATCGTGGTCTTTGCTGTATTAGCAGACCAATTACATATATTCTACCAAGTCAGCAACGTGATTGCTTGGTTTGTGTCGGTTTTGGTCGCTTATGTCAGCAACAAACTATGGGTGTTCAACTCCCATACCTCGACCACTAGTGATTTATTTGCCGAAGCGCTCCGCTTTTTTTTAATGCGGGCCGCTACGTTGGTGTTGGACATCATCATCCTCTACGTGGGGATTTCCCTGCTTCACGGAAATGACATCCTGGTTAAAATTATTGATAACGTCGTCGTCATCATTTCTAACTACGCTTTTAGTAAACTAGTCGTTTTTCGGACGAAGAAAAAATGGGAGTAATCCCATTTTTTTATTGCTCTAATTTTTCTAAAGCCGTGGCTTCGTCAATCACTTCTACGCCCAGGTCTTGCGCCTTAGTTAATTTGCTCCCGGCATCCGCACCCGCAATCAATACGTCCGTTTTTTTCGAAACCGAACCGGCCACGTCTGCACCTAAGTTCAACAGCTTTTCTTTTAGCTCGTTACGGGTAAAGTGCTCTAACTTACCAGTTAAGACCACCTTTTTACCGTTAAAGTAATTTTCTGGTGCTTCACTTGGTTGTGCGCCGAGGTATTCCATATTCACGTCCACGGCCTTCAACTCGTCGATCATGTTGCGCGCCGCTTCACTTTGGAAGAAGGTTGCCAAGTTATTAGCGAGCGTTTCACCAACCGTATCTACCGCGTCAAATTTCTCTACGGAAGCCTCCATTAACCGGTCCATTGTACCAAACGCTTCGGCAAGGGTCCGGGCCATCTTGGTTCCTACGCCCTGGATTCCAAGTCCGTTAACCAAACGTTCCAAAGAATTTTGCCGACTACGGTCAATGGCTTCTAGCAGGTTATTGACCCGTTTTTCCTTAAACCCGTCTAATTGGCTTAGTTGGTCGGCAGTTAATTTATATAGGTCGTCAAAATGGTGAATAAATCCCTTTGCATAAAGTTGTTGAATCTGTTTAGGTCCCAACCCCATAATGTTCATTGCATTGCGGGATCCAAAGTGTTCCAAACGCGCCACAATTTGCGCGGGACAATCTGGGTTAATGCATCGTAAGGCTACTTCACCATTTAAATGTACTAATTCTTTACCACAAGAAGGACATTGATCGGGAATGGTCAAGTCCGCCACGTCTGCTGGGCGCTTGTCCAAGACCACCCGGGTGATTTCTGGAATAATATCTCCTGCCTTATGCAATAGCACCGTATCGCCAATCCGAACGTCCTTAGCAGTAAGCTGATCCACGTTATTCAAGGTTGCCCGACTTACCGTGGTCCCAGCTAGTTGAACCGGATCCATGACCGCCGTCGGAGTAACTACCCCCGTCCGGCCCACTGACCATTCAATGTCACGCACCACGGTCGCTTCTTCTTCTGGAGGAAACTTGTACGCAATTTCCCAACGTGGCACCTTAACCGTGTGGCCCAACTCCGCTTGCAACTCCAAGTCATTAACCTTTAGAACGATTCCGTCAATCCCATAAGGTAAATCATCGCGTTGACCTTCATAACGTTCAATATAGTCCCAAACTTCGTCTAAGTTATGGCAAACCATCTGGGTGGGATTAGTGTTAAATCCTAACTCGGCCATTGCTTGAATGGCTTCGTGCTGAGTGCGTACTCCCAAAACTTCGGGTTCCACCAGCGTATAGATAAACGTGTCGAGCTCGCGTGCCTTGGTGATTTGCGTATTTAGTTGCCGCAAACTACCGGCCGCCGCGTTCCGTGGGTTAGCAAAAACGGATTTTCCCGCTGCCGATTGTTGTTCATTTAACTTCGCAAACGCTGCTTTCGGCATGTAGCATTCCCCCCGGACTTCCAAAGAAACGGGGCGACTAAGTGTTTGGGGAACTGACTTAATGGTTTTTAGATTTTTGGTGATGTCTTCACCAATGTTACCGTCACCCCGGGTGGAACCCTGCACTAGCTTGCCGTCTTCATAAACTAGTGAAATCGCTAATCCGTCAATTTTAAGTTCCACGTTGTAATCAACTGGATGACCCACGTTTTTCTGAATACGCTGGTCAAACTCCGCCAACTCTTCCTTAGAAAAAACGTCGCCCATCGACAACATTGGTTCGGTGTGGGTAACCTTGGTAAATCCGGCAAGTACTTCGCCCCCCACGCGCTGGGTGATTGAATCTGGCGAAGCAATTTCTGGAAATGCTTGCTCTAAAGTCTGCAAATCCGCATAGTTTTCGTCGTAAACGTAATCTTCGACTTCGGGAGCATCTTTGGTATAGTACAACTCGCTCCAGCGGTCGAGCTTCTCACGGAGTTGTTCCGCAAGTTCGTTAGCTTCCGTTAAGTTCATTTTTTCAATTGGCTTCGGTAAACTCATCTTTTCTCTCCTATTATATTTCTATAATTTCAGGTCAAGTTCGATCGGACAATGGTCTGACCCAAAAATCTCCGTATGAATTTTAGCATCCGCGAGCTGGTTATCCAATGCTTGGGAGGTCACAAAATAATCGATTCGCCAGCCGGCATTGTTGGCTCGCGCGTTAAATCGGTAACTCCACCACGAGTAAACGCCCTCTTTATCAGGGTAGAAGTAGCGGTAAGTATCCGTAAACCCGCTTTGCAGCAACTCGGTAAACTTTTGCCGTTCTTCATCAGTAAATCCGGCGTTATGATGGTTAGTGCGATCGTTTTTCAAATCGATTTCTTCGTGAGCTACGTTTAGATCCCCACAAAAAATTACCGGCTTAGTGTCGGCAAGTTGCTTTACGTAAGCTCGGAAGGCGTCGTCCCAGTTCATTCGGAAATCCAACCGGCGTAATTCTGGTTGTGAATTAGGGGTGTAGCAAGTAACTAAGAAAAATTCCTCGTATTCTAGGGTGATTACCCGGCCCTCTTGGTCAAATTCCGGAATTCCTAAACCATAAGAAACCGCCACCGGCTCCCGTTTAGTAAAAATGGCCGTTCCCGAATACCCCTTCTTTTCTGCGTAATTCCAGTATTGGTGGTACCCCGGCAAATCTAGGTCAATTTGTCCTTCCTGTAGCTTGGTTTCTTGAACACAAAACATATCCGCATCCAACTCGTTGAAAACGTCCAAAAAGCCGTGCTTTACCGCCGCACGTAAACCATTCACATTCCACGAAATTAATTTCAAAACCGTGCCCCCCATTTCTAGTTATCTCTTATAATTATCGCACAACTTGACGGAAATTTATTAAAGTTTGTCTAGCAAACTAGGTTGTTTACCACTTAAGCGGTTTTACGGTTATAATCAAGCTAGGAAGGTGATAAATTATGAAAATTAACGTTGCATTATCTAACGGGTACTTACCCGATCGTTTTGGTAAATACGCTCCCGCAACCGACAAGCTTCACGACCTACCAATTCGGTCTTTTCCCATTGAAATTAGTGGGTTGCCTACAGACACAGCGGCTTTGGCATTAACCTTGATTGATTACGATGCCGTTCCCGTTGCTGGTTTTCCGTGGATTCATTGGATCGCAACCGACATTGCCGTAACCGATCTAATTCCTGAAAACGCCAGCGCTTTGGAAAACGGGATGACCCAGGGAAAGAATAGTTACGTCTCTAAGTTTTTAGACGTAGATGATCCTGCAATCTTCGAACACTATTCGGGACCTAAGCCACCTACCGACCACGAATATACGTTGACCGTTTACGCGCTCAAGGAACCTACTAACCTACCTAAGGGATTCTATCTGAACGACTTAATGCGTAAAACCGAAGCATTAGCCTTAGATTCAGCGCAAATCAAGATTCCATCCCGCGGTTAAGTTTAGACCCTGGTTGGTTGATATAGGGTAGAGTTATTGAAAAAACGCTTTTTAAGAATTGAATTCTCAAAAAGCGTTTTTTGGTTGTTTTTCTAAATATGACGCAACGGGCACCAGTTCCCTAACTAAAAATCGGCAACTATGCCTAAATTAGACATAATTACCGATTCCTCATTAATATTCACAGTCTGCGCAATTTTTAGTTCATTTCTTAATTTTTGTTTCGCCGGGCCCGAGCCATTTTATCCAACTGCTTCTGGGCTTTTTTAGAACCCCGTTCTAGATCTTTACGCATTTTTCGTTGGTGAAAATCAGTAAAGAGGCTCTCCAAGTCATAATCCACGGGATACAATTTGTTGGCAGCCATTTTTAACCGCGTTCGTTTTCGTAAAACATTTTGAAAACTATGTTCTACAAAAACTGCTACCGTGTCATCGCCGTTATCTTCGTAAACTAGTCCCGTCTTTTTGAGTTCCGTTAAATAAACCTGATCGCCTTTTTGGTACCTCAATTCATTTTCTGCTTTATCGGACAGATCATCAGTCTTTGCCAACTTTGGAAACTGTATTTTTTCCGTTGCATATTCTGCCTGATTGGCAATATATTTATCTGCCCGCTGAATCAATGCTTTGGGCATCCTCATTTTTTTGGCAATCCAAAGCGCCTGACTGTCGCCAACTTCACCAACTTGCAGTACGTACTTCGGAGTTAGCGTTTCACGATCAAATTTCATTGCGGCCGGCGTAAAATCCGCATGCTTTTTAGTAAAATTCTTAATCTCTCCATAATGGGTCGTAGCAACAATCAGTGCTCCCTTTCGATATAAATCCTCCAGAATCGCGATCGCCAGTCCGGCCCCTTCGTTAGGATCGGTACCGCTGCCCAACTCATCTAATAAAACCAATGTATTGCGACCGGCATTTTGAACAATCTTTGCAATATTTTTCATGTGGGCAGAAAAGGTGCTGAGTTGATTTTCAATATTCTGCTCATCGCCGATATCCACAAATAGTTGGTCAAAAACTGCTAATTCAGTCCCTGCTTGGGCAGGAACTTGTAATCCAGCCATCGCCATCAAGGTTAACAATCCCACTGTTTTCATGACGATTGTCTTACCACCGGCGTTAGCACCAGTAATAATCAATCCCCGGTAATCCTTTCCTAATTGAAAGTCTAACGGCACGGGGGTACCGACCAAGAACGGGTGCCGCCCTTGAATTATATTAATGCGCTCCGCTTGGTTGATTTGCGGAGTAATTCCACCGTATTCCCGGCTATACTTCGCCCTTGCAAAGATAATGTCAAACATTGTCACAGCGTCAATAGCATTTAAAATACTTGTTCTTTGTTCACTTAATTCGCCCGTTAATTCAGCTAAAACCTGATAGCTTTCAGATTCGATGACTGCCTTTTGAAATGCGAGTTTTTCGTTAAGCTTAGCGACTAAATCCAGCTCGATATAAACGGTTTGACCGTTACTTGATTGATCCACAATCGTACCAGGAACCTTAAATTTATAGGATGCTTTAATTGGGACGGTTATCGAGCCTTGCTTTTCAACTATCAAAACGTCCTGGATCATCGGCTTGTTTTTAGGACTTCGCAAAAACTTCATTAGTTTATCGTGAATTTCGTCCTTGATGGTTTTAAACTGTCTTCGCGCCTTCCGAAGATCTCGAGAAGCATCATCTAATACTTCATAATCATCAACCTTTTGGTAAATGTGCTCTTCGGTAGTCGTGAATTTAGATAACGCCTGGCTGTACTTATATAGGGTCGGCGTCTGATACCGATTCTTTTCAAAGAATTTTTTTAACATCCGGTTACTACGCAAGAAATCTGCAAATTCGATTAGCTCCGCGGGTGTCAGAATCACGCCCTTATCAATTTTATTCATTAACCGGTTAATCTGTTTCAAGCCTAGTAATGGAATATATTGACCACTTTCAATAATTATTCGTGCTTCTTTAGTTTCTTGTTGTTTAACCCTGATACTTGCTAAATTGCTTTCAATTGGCATATTTTCAAGTTTCTCTTTACTAAAATCACCAACTGCTTTGGCAATAACTCCCCTTTTTACTCGGTCAAATTGTAGTTTTTTAAATAATGATTGATCAAACATCTCTTTTTCCTCTCATAAAAGAGACACCTATCCGATAAAACCTAATTAAAACAAAAAAGACCACAGTAATCCCCTGTCGTCTTCAAACTAAACTTAAAATTTATTTTGACAGGTATCGCTTGTAAAAGCATGCCAAAAAAACCGTCTTTCCCGGTTCAATTAGCGCCAATATTTACATTTAGATACTTGCCACACTCATCAAAATTTCCCCATTCGCGTTTAGATAGGTTTTATCAACAAGTAAATTAACAAATTTTAATAGGCTCGTCAAATCTTTGCTTTTTAAGTCCTCATTACCAATTAGAATTCTTTAAATTATTTTTTTAAAGTTGCGTATTTAAATTTAGGGAGGTTACCCGCCATTCCAGCCTTGTACGTTGGTAACCATACAATTATATCTCCCCAATTAAATTCAATTGAAATTATATAACAAATTTGTTATATTTCTAAGTATTAAAGAGGTTGATTTATGTACGAAATTGATTTTTATTTTGACAAAAATGGAAAAAGCCCAGTATCTGATTATATTGTGTCTCTTTCCAAAAGCCACCAAAAAAATGATCGAGCTATTCTAAAAAAAATTATCCACCAGCTTGATTTGTTACAAGATTTAGGGCCAATCTTAAAAGAACCTCAGGTCAAATTTATAAAAGGCTATAAATATCCTCTGATGGAGCTAAGACCACAACCCGAAAGAATTTTTTACGCCTCTTGGAATAAAAATCGTTATATTCTGCTCCATCATTACTCTAAGAAAAAAAATAGAACCAATCCCCGGGAAATTCACATTGCGATTAACAGATTAGACGATTGGTTACGTCGACATTAGAAAGGATTAGTTGATATGGCTACTTGGAACGAACTCAGAAAAAAAATCACTAAGAATATTCCAACTGAAGAGTTAAACCTTATTGAAACTCTTACTTATCTACAAGAACGTCGAATCAAGCTAAACATTACGCAAAAAGAGTTGGGTAAAAGAATTGGCATGGCACAATCTCGTATCGCTAAAATTGAAAGTCTTGACTCCACCCCTTCTTTAGAAACTCTAAATCGCTATGCACATGGTTTAGGATTGGAAATTAAACTAACTTTAAAACCATTCCTTCATAACCAGTAGTCGTTCTTTTCAATATAGACACTGCTCTAACTATAGTTCGTAGATTCTATGTATAAAACTCGTATTTAAAATAAAACAGAGGACGAAATTCACAATTGAATTTCGTCCTCTGTTAATTTTTAACCATTCTCTCGAAGCGTCCTTCTCCCCATGAAGAATGCTTCAAGACATTTCTCACTTTATTTTTGCTAGCTTTTTAACCAGTCGTACGTTCTCCGCTGCGATCGCTAGTATGCTTCTCCGTAAAACTACAGCTTTCTCGTATTCTAATACGTCGTACCGAAACATGCTTTTAACCCGAACTTTCTTCGATCAACTAAATCAAGAAATTAAAAATTGCGCTCTGCACTTTCCTGCTACACAGCCAAAACGGGCTCCATAACCAGCCCTCTTCAGTTAACCAAATTAAGGCATCAATCGCTCAACCCGCGATTAATGCCTTAATTTCTTTAATTTTCAAAAGTTACCCGGGGTTGAAAACACTCTAGATAAATTGAATCAACGTCATCACAATTGGTACGACTACGATGAATAGGACCGTACTTGTCGTTACCAAGTTGGTAGCGTATTTTACGTCACCATGTGATTCGTTTGCTAGGATTGGCATAACCGCTAATCCAGGTGCTGCTGCTTGCACAATCAACGTTTGCATTTCCATCGTTGGCAATACGTGTCCGGTGTGTGCACCAAGCAAAATCAAACCGGTAATTACCAATGGTGACAATACGAAACGACCAAGCAACGCAAAGACCGTATCACGGTCGAAGTGGATGCTCTTCAAGCCGGCGTCGTAAAGCACAATCCCAATGTAAATTAGTGACAATGGGGTTACCAAGTTACCCACGTAACTCAAGGTGTTACCAGCCCAGCTTGGCACTGGCAAACCGAGTACCAACCAGATGATGGCAACGATAAAACCAAGGAGTGGTGGCGGAAGTAGTTTCTTCCAGTTCACTTTACGTTCTGCAGTTTGGTCACCCTTTTGCTTAGTTGGGTCGTCGTTGGCAATCAAGAATACCCCGAACGCCCACGTCGAAACCGTGTTAGTTACGTAGTAAACCAAGAAGTATGCCAAGCTTTGCGAACCAAACAACGCAATGTTCAGTGGCAATCCAATGAAAATGGTGTTTGCGTTAACTACGGTATTCATAAAGAGTCCGCGGCGTCCTGGGCGAACTTTTAATAACTTAACCGTAATCCATGCAATGATATATCCAATAATTACTCCACCAAACGAATAAATCAATCCGCTTGATAAACTAACTAGTTTTGGTAACGTTAAATACTTCATTACCGATACAAAAATTGAAGCTGGTAGAGCTACGTTCATAATCAATTTTGAAATACTACCACTAAAATGGTCGTCAAACCATCCCATTCCTCGTAGACCAAAGCCAAGGGCCATCATCAACAGAATGGTAATAATACTTTCAACGGACGTAATAAATGCCGCCATCTTACCCACTCTCTCTTTCTCTTTATAACGAGCTTTTGGAAAATCTTCTTAATTCCTGAGCTTCTCTGTTGCACAGTCGAAACGTGTTTTTAAACCCAACTTCCTCCGGCTAACCAATCACAGCATCAATCGCCAAACCCGCGATTAATGCTGTGATCTAGTTAGTCCTCAGAAGCTCCCCGGGTCTAAAAACACTCTAATTTTCTTAATCCTCGAAGATTACCCGAATTCACTCACTCTCTCTTTTGTTATTCGTCATTTTCAACGGATCGACCCACCGGTCAAAGTCCGCTTCGTTCACCAAACCGCTCTTTAACGCAGCTTGCTTGAGGCTCAGTCCTTCCCGACTTGCTAGTTGGGCAATCTCTGCTGCTTGATGATAACCAATGTGTGGCGACAACGCCGTCACGGTCATTAGTGATTGTTCCACCAAGTCCAACATCCGGTCGGCGTTAATTTCAATTCCCGCGACCATTTTTTCGGTAAACTGAGCCACTACCCCGCTTAACAAATTGACGGAATCTAAAAAGTTGAAGATAATTACCGGTTTATAAACGTTCATCTCAAAGTTTCCTTGGCTAGCAGCAACGTTAATCGTTACGTCATTACCCATTACCTGAGTTGCTGCCATGGTCAATGCTTCCGCTTGGGTTGGATTAACCTTACCAGGCATGATTGAAGACCCGGGTTCGTTAGCCGGAATCGTCAATTCCCCATAACCAGCCCGCGGACCGCTTGCTAGGAAACGGATGTCGTTAGCGATTTTTAACAAATCGGCTGCCAAAGTTTTCACTGCGCCGTGCACAACTCCAATTCCAGAATGTGCACTGAGCCCGAAGAACTTGTTTTGGGTCGTAAATCGTAAGTCGTACACCTTACTCAATTCGTTGACCATTTCTAAGTCATAACCAGCAGGAGCGTTCAATCCCGTTCCTACCGCGGTTCCCCCAATCGGCAGTTCTAATAACGTATCCTTGAGCTTCGTCAAGTAGTCTAAATCATGTTCTAACGTACTTACCCAGCCACTAATTTCTTGGCCAAAAGTCAACGGCGTTGCATCTTGTAGATGGGTCCGCCCAATTTTAACCACGTCCCAATACTGTCTTTGTTTTTCCGTTAATGTGGCAATCAAGTTTTTAATCACTGGTAGAAGGCGGTTAATTGCTTGACTCGCCGCAATGTTCATTGCCGTAGGGAAGTCGTCGTTAGAGCTTTGCGATTTGTTGACGTCGTCGTTAGGTAAAAGCGCCAAATCAGAATCGATTTGTTGGGCAACGTGCACAATCACTTCGTTGACGTTCATGTTCGTCTGGGTTCCCGAACCAGTTTGGAAAACGCGCAGGGGGAAATCCTGCATTAAAGTTGCATCATCTAAGGCCAATAATTGGTCACTCGCCTTTTGAATTAACCGCGTTTTTTCGGTAGGTAATAATCCAAACCGATTGTTCACCCCCGCAGCCGCCTTTTTGACGTTAATTAATGCTCGAATTACTTCGACTGGCATCAACGGTCCCGTCGCAAAATTATGCCGACTGCGTTCAGTTTGTGCGCCCCATAAAGCCTGTTGAGGCACCTTTACCTTTCCTAATGTATCTTCTTCAATTCGATAGTCCGCCATCGTTATCGCTCCTAATTTTTAGTATTCAGGAGTCCACCGGGTATCTGCCACCGCTTTTTTCACGTCGGTGATGGTTTCTTTTGTCAATCCTTGATCAACTGCACTTTGGGCAATGCCTTCCGCAACCGTTTGTGAGAATTCACTCAACTTGGAAACTGGTGGCAATACCGCTGCTCCTGGTTTGCTTACGTCTACGATACCGCCCAATGAATGAGCAGCCTTAGAAATCATTGTATCATTTAATACTTTAGCAGTTGAGGCAATGACCCCTAAACCTAAACCAGGGTAAACCAACGCGTTGTTAGCTTGACCAATTTGGTAAGTAACGCCGTTGTATTCAATATCGTCAACCGGAATTCCGGTAGCAATCAAGGCGCGACCATCCGTCCACTTCAACAAGTCTTCCGCCTTTGCTTCAGCTAACTTAGTTGGGTTAGACAATGGGAAGATAATTGGGCGTTCCGTATGAGCAGCCATTTCACGAACCACTTCTTCGGTAAAGGCACCTGGTTTTGTAGAAGTACCAACCATGATAGTTGGGTGAACTGCCTTCACTACGGATAGCAAGTCGGTCAATTCTTCTGGGTTTTCAAATTCGCTGCGCTTACGTGCGAATGGCTTTTGTTCCGGCGTCAACGTTTCGTCATCATCAAACAAAAGACCTTGCTTATCGACCATGTAGAAGTGTTTCTTAGCTTCTTCTTCGGACAAGCCGTTTTCAACCATTTCTGCGTAAATCCGGCTCAAGATTCCGGCGCCTGCAGTTCCGGCACCGAAGCTTAGGTAAACTTGGTCCGTAATCTTTTGCTTAGAAATGTTTAGGGCACCTAAGATACCAGCCAAAGTAATAATTCCGGTACCTTGAATGTCATCGTTGAAAATTACGTAACGATCTTTGTACTTATTCAAAATCTTTGCCGCGTGGTCACGTCCAAAGTCTTCAAAGTGCAGGTACATATTTGGGAATAGGTTTTCTGCAGTTTGAACAAATTGATCCACAAATTCAAAGTAACGGTCGCCCTTGATCCGTTCGTGACGGTTACCAAGGTACATCGGATCCTTCAACAATTTTTCGTTGTTAGTTCCTACATCTAACACAACTGGAAGAACTTGGCTTGGGTCAATTCCAGCAGCAGCGGTATAAACCATCAACTTACCAACCGAAATGTCAACACCGTTAGTTCCCCAATCACCGATTCCTAAAATACCTTCTGCATCAGTAACTACGATCAAGCGAATGTCCCGGCCATCAGCCGCATTCTTCAACGCCGTTTCCATGTTATCTGGATCATCGATAGAAAGGAAAGTTGCGTTTTGTGATTGAACGTAAAGTTCACTGTAGTTTTCGATCGTATCCGCAATGGTAGGATCGTAAACAATTGGCATAAATTCAACAACGTGTTCACTGAACAACTTGTAGAATAGCACCCGGTTTTCGTTGAAAATTTGCATCAAGAATAACCGTTTTTCTAAATCGTTAGCCTTAGTTTGAAATTGAGCGTAAGTTTGCGCTACCTGTTCATCCAAAGTTTGGATGTATGGTGGAATCAAACCGTTAAGACCTAACTGATCGCGTTCTGCTTTTGTAAAAGCAGTTCCCTTATTTAAATAAGGATTGTTCAAAATACTCATTGCTTTTTCAGTCATTTTGCTTTCCTCCAATTTTGATTACGCGGTTAGTTTAAAACTCGCTAATTGCTATAGTCAAATTATTAGCATATTATAAATTATATTTATATTAGGCTGAAAAATCCTGATATAATAGGCTTATGGAGGAACGTTATGAACACTAAAGATTTAAAATATTTTCATTCGCTTGTAAAAAATAAAAACTTTTCTGCGGTTGCGGAAGAATTTAACGTTAGCCAGCCCACCATCAGCATGGCCATTCGGCGTTTAGAAGACACTTTCCAAACCACGTTGTTCACCCGCGATCAAGGCCGACACCATTTATCCGTCACCCTAAGCGGCCAACAACTG encodes:
- a CDS encoding NAD-dependent malic enzyme; translation: MTEKAMSILNNPYLNKGTAFTKAERDQLGLNGLIPPYIQTLDEQVAQTYAQFQTKANDLEKRLFLMQIFNENRVLFYKLFSEHVVEFMPIVYDPTIADTIENYSELYVQSQNATFLSIDDPDNMETALKNAADGRDIRLIVVTDAEGILGIGDWGTNGVDISVGKLMVYTAAAGIDPSQVLPVVLDVGTNNEKLLKDPMYLGNRHERIKGDRYFEFVDQFVQTAENLFPNMYLHFEDFGRDHAAKILNKYKDRYVIFNDDIQGTGIITLAGILGALNISKQKITDQVYLSFGAGTAGAGILSRIYAEMVENGLSEEEAKKHFYMVDKQGLLFDDDETLTPEQKPFARKRSEFENPEELTDLLSVVKAVHPTIMVGTSTKPGAFTEEVVREMAAHTERPIIFPLSNPTKLAEAKAEDLLKWTDGRALIATGIPVDDIEYNGVTYQIGQANNALVYPGLGLGVIASTAKVLNDTMISKAAHSLGGIVDVSKPGAAVLPPVSKLSEFSQTVAEGIAQSAVDQGLTKETITDVKKAVADTRWTPEY